One Chlamydiales bacterium genomic window, TGCCAAGTTTATGCATTAAACATTCCTTGAATTAGAAAAGCTAAGTAAACACTCATAATTCCAACGTAACGGATTGATTGAACTTTTACAACTGGATATGCTCGAATATTCATTGAGTGTGATCGTCTAGCCTATTTCGAATAAAAAATATTCGAGATTGATGAGTATTTTGAAACTGTTTTTCTAAGTTTTTAAAATGTGTTGGGATAATTTCTCTAATTTAAAAATATTTGAATCAGCTAACTATAGATATTTTCCAGTTAAAGAATAGGGGTTTTTTGCAATCATCTTAGGTGTACCGATTGCAACAATTTGACCTCCATTGATTCCTCCACTGGGCCCAAGATCAATGAGATAATCACAGTTTTTGATGATCTCCATGTTATGCTCAATAATCACTATTGTATTGCCTTCATCCACAAGATGATGAAAGATTGGAAGTAGTTTTCTGATATCGTCAAAGTGGAGACCAGCTGTCGGTTCATCAAAAAGATAAAGAGTATTTCCTTTTTTATTTTTTCCTAGTTCACGACTTAGTTTTATTCTTTGAGCTTCTCCTCCAGATAAGGAGGTGATTCTTTGCCCAAGCTGAATATAGTCAAGTCCAACTGAAATCAATATATCTAAGATATGGCAAATTTTAGGGAGAATCTCAAATTGGACACGTGCTTCTTTAACAGTCATATCAAGTAATTCTCCAAAGCTTTTCCCTTGATATTTTACTTTAAGACTCAGAGGGTTTAATCTCAGTCCTTGACATTCTCTACAGATCACTTTTACAGGCGGCAGAAAAAGCATTTCAAGTTTTTTATAACCAATACCAGAACAAGCAGTACACATCCCTTTTCTATGGTTATAGCTGAAATGTGAGGGTGTCAGTCCTTGAACAAGAGCAGTAGAAAGAGAAGCATAAAAAGTACGTAATAGGGGGAAGAGATCTAGGTAAGTTCCAATATCTGAACGGATGGTATAACCAATTGGGTTTTGAGTAATTATCACAAGCTTATTAAATACTTCATTTTTTGCAATTAAGGTCTCAGCAAATGGCTTGAGTATATCGTACATTAGAGTAGATTTTCCAGAACCAGAAGGGCCTGTTAATCCAGTCATGAGTCCAATTGGAATTTTAAATGATAAATTCTTGAGATTGTGCTTAGTTGCATTTTCGATGAATAATGAATCCATCACCTTTCGATTTTTTTTTCTCTGAGGGATACAGTTCTTCCCTGATAGATATGATCCTGTAAGAGAGGAGGGATTGTTTAAAATCTCTTCGTAGGTCCCTTTAGCAGTAATCTGACCTCCATCACTCCCACTCCCAGGTCCAAAATCAAGAATATAGTCTGCTGTTGAAATAACTTGTGGATCGTGTTCAACGATCAGTAAAGTATTCCCAAGTGTTTTTAATTTTAAAAGCATTTGATTCAGTAGATGATTATCGTGGGGATGGAGGCCAATTGTTGGTTCATCGAGAATATAAAGAACACCTGTTAAACTACTGCCAAGTTGGCGTGCAAGGTGGATTCTTTGCACTTCTCCGTTACTTAATGTTGAGAGGCGACGGTTGAGATGCAAATAGTCTAATCCAATTTCAATCAGAAAACTCAAGCGAGTTTCTAGCTGCTTAACCACTTCTTGCATATTCTGATTAAAAGGCAGTTTTTTGATAAAATCCCGGATTTGAGTAATGGGAAGATTACAAATAGAGGAAATGGATTGTTCTAAAATACGCACATTACGGGCAAGAGGATTGAGTCTAGTACCAAGACAGGAGAGACATTCAATTTCATCTAATAAAGAAATAAGAGAAGAACGAATATGATGATGACCATTTTTTGCGAGTTTTGTTAAAGTGGGTTGAATCCCACGCCAACGGAAAGAAAAATTTTGTTCAGTGGCAATCCAACTTTTTTCTGGTGTCCCATTTAAAATGAGCTGCAATTGTCTTTGGTTTAGGTCATGTAATGGGAGATCTAAATCAATACTTTCCTTTTGCAGGAATCTTTGAAGCCTCGATAGAGGAAAGGGACCCCAAAATACTCGGAGTAAATCACCAGTAGATAGACTCATAATTTTCGGGTGTCGAGTTAAATTCACCCCATATTGATATCCTAAACCTTTACAATCAGGACACATCCCCTTGAGTCCGTTAAAAGAAAAGGTTTGCGGAGTAATCTCTGGGTAGGATTTTCCAGTACTCTGGACAGCAAATGATAGATTAAATAAAATTTCTTTTTCTCCTCGTATCACAAGAATCTTATCTTTTGAAAGATCAACCGCGTTTTCAATCGCATGAAGCAGCCGGTGTTCAGCTTGTGGATGGATTGTGATTCTATCGATGACTAAGGCAATGTTTTGTTTTCTTCTTTTATCAAAAGGGATTGGGGAGTCGAGTTCGTATATTTTCTTTTCAAGATAAATTCTTACATATCCCTTTTTACTATAATAGTTTAAAAGATTTTCAAAATCTTCGTTTTTATCGATATTAATTGGGGCTAAAAGGGTGATTTTTTCTCCTTCGGGATATTTTAATATCTCCTTAACCACATCATTTTTGGTAATGGCTTTAATAATTTCCCCCGTGTCTGGACAATAGGGAACTCCCAAATGTGCAAATAAAAGACGTAGATAATCATAAATTTCGGTTTTTGTTCCTACTGTACTACGAGAAGTGCCGGGAGTAGCTTTTTGTTCAATGGCAATGGCAGGTGAGAGTCCTTCAATTTGGGAAACTTTTGGTTTATCCATCTGCTTAATAAATTGACGTGCATAAGGAGAAAGAGATTCAATGTAGCGTCTTTGTCCTTCAGCATAGACTGTATCGAATACAAGAGAACTCTTGCCTGCTCCTGAAGGACCAGTGCAAATAGTCAGCTTATTTTGTGGAATCTCTACATCTATTCCTTTTAGATTATTCTGTTTTGCTCCTTTTATGATTATTTGATTCGTCGCTCTGCAAGGAGTTAAATCTTGTTTTTTAACTGAGTATTTTTTTTGTGAGAGAATGTTTTTAAGTACCCTTCCTGTAGGCGTATCTATTTGAGCACATTGCTCAGGAGAACCTTCAGCGATTACCTTGCCTCCTTGATCGCCACCTTCAGGACCTAGTTCAATCATCCAATCAGCTGTTTTGACAACATCCATGTTATGCTCAATGACTAAAATAGTATGACCAGAAGCAATGAGCTCCTGGAATACATTGAGTAAGGCTTTTATATCATGAAAATGTAGTCCAGTTGTGGGTTCATCTAAAATATAGAAAGTTTTGCCTTTTTTAGGTCGAGCTAACTCTTTGGCTAATTTGATCCGTTGTGCCTCACCACCTGAAAGAGTTGTAGAAGATTGTCCAAGTTTAATATAATCTAATCCAACGCGTGCGACCAGGTCGAGTTTGCTTTTGAGAACAGGGATGTCAGCAAATAATTTTTGTGCTTCGCCAACAGTCATTTCAAGGATATCGTGGATACTATTTCCTTTGTATTGAATTGATAAGGTATCATGATCAAATCTTTTTGATTGACAACTCTCACACGTCACCCATTGATCTTCTAAAAAATCCATATTGATACACACCATGCCAATCCCTTGACATTCTAGACAAGAGCCCTCAGAGACGTTGAAACTAAAACGTCCTGGAGCATAACCACGGGCAATGCTGTCAGGCAGTTGACTAAACAGCTTGCGAATTTCATCAAAAATATTAATATAAGTTGCTGGATTTGAACGAGGTGTACGTCCAATAGGTGTTTGATCAATTGCGATTACTCTATCGATATTATTATATCCTGTGATGGTTTTTATGTTTCCTGCGGAATATTTGGTATCGTGTAGTCTATTTGCAAGAGCTGGAAAGAGAGTATCGGATATGAGAGAAGATTTACCAGAACCCGATACACCCGTGATTGCAATCATTAATTCAAGAGGGAAAGTCACAGTGATTTTTTTTAAGTTATTATGAGTTGCTTCGATGATTTGAATAGCTTTCTTACATGGATATTTTCGCATCACTGGAATATCAATCTTGGCTTTCCCACTTAAGTATTTTCCTGTTAATGAATGAGAATTTTCT contains:
- the uvrA gene encoding excinuclease ABC subunit UvrA encodes the protein MKREVILKNINVHNLKGINLNFNTNEFIVFTGVSGSGKSSLAFDTLFVEGQRRYVESLSAFARQYIGHLSKPNFESISGLSPTIAIDQKTIHKNPRSTIGTITEIYDYLRLLYARIGLAHCPLSGELVAPQSKERIIHILQALPKNTKLIFLAPIAKNKKGEFKEEFQFFLSKGYTRARVNGRLVDLSETIHLDKHHSHDIEIVIDRLIVSPDSHSRIAAGVIAGLELGNGILLTYDIEKKQEHLYSTHAYSSKSGYYYSSLEPHNFSFNHPEGMCLRCKGLGFTQDFDFEKIIDQKKSIAEDCCLIASSYKTIRFKNIYDNLAAIYQFSVTTPWEDLSHQAKQIFLYGTEKKWTQMHFTHPNHVKSWSEYVCWKGVIPAMHERLHTAKSTSYQKTISRLMDKQICCECKGARIQPYPAATEIGGERIQAICSKQIRENLSFFSNLHLNPYEYAIAEEIIKTIIRRLQFLKDVGLDYLSLSRPVSTLSGGEAQRVRLASQVGGGLVGVTYILDEPSIGLHPRDTQKLIAILKRLRDAGNTVIVVEHDEETIRAADRLIDFGPGPGILGGNILFNGSLKEILENSHSLTGKYLSGKAKIDIPVMRKYPCKKAIQIIEATHNNLKKITVTFPLELMIAITGVSGSGKSSLISDTLFPALANRLHDTKYSAGNIKTITGYNNIDRVIAIDQTPIGRTPRSNPATYINIFDEIRKLFSQLPDSIARGYAPGRFSFNVSEGSCLECQGIGMVCINMDFLEDQWVTCESCQSKRFDHDTLSIQYKGNSIHDILEMTVGEAQKLFADIPVLKSKLDLVARVGLDYIKLGQSSTTLSGGEAQRIKLAKELARPKKGKTFYILDEPTTGLHFHDIKALLNVFQELIASGHTILVIEHNMDVVKTADWMIELGPEGGDQGGKVIAEGSPEQCAQIDTPTGRVLKNILSQKKYSVKKQDLTPCRATNQIIIKGAKQNNLKGIDVEIPQNKLTICTGPSGAGKSSLVFDTVYAEGQRRYIESLSPYARQFIKQMDKPKVSQIEGLSPAIAIEQKATPGTSRSTVGTKTEIYDYLRLLFAHLGVPYCPDTGEIIKAITKNDVVKEILKYPEGEKITLLAPINIDKNEDFENLLNYYSKKGYVRIYLEKKIYELDSPIPFDKRRKQNIALVIDRITIHPQAEHRLLHAIENAVDLSKDKILVIRGEKEILFNLSFAVQSTGKSYPEITPQTFSFNGLKGMCPDCKGLGYQYGVNLTRHPKIMSLSTGDLLRVFWGPFPLSRLQRFLQKESIDLDLPLHDLNQRQLQLILNGTPEKSWIATEQNFSFRWRGIQPTLTKLAKNGHHHIRSSLISLLDEIECLSCLGTRLNPLARNVRILEQSISSICNLPITQIRDFIKKLPFNQNMQEVVKQLETRLSFLIEIGLDYLHLNRRLSTLSNGEVQRIHLARQLGSSLTGVLYILDEPTIGLHPHDNHLLNQMLLKLKTLGNTLLIVEHDPQVISTADYILDFGPGSGSDGGQITAKGTYEEILNNPSSLTGSYLSGKNCIPQRKKNRKVMDSLFIENATKHNLKNLSFKIPIGLMTGLTGPSGSGKSTLMYDILKPFAETLIAKNEVFNKLVIITQNPIGYTIRSDIGTYLDLFPLLRTFYASLSTALVQGLTPSHFSYNHRKGMCTACSGIGYKKLEMLFLPPVKVICRECQGLRLNPLSLKVKYQGKSFGELLDMTVKEARVQFEILPKICHILDILISVGLDYIQLGQRITSLSGGEAQRIKLSRELGKNKKGNTLYLFDEPTAGLHFDDIRKLLPIFHHLVDEGNTIVIIEHNMEIIKNCDYLIDLGPSGGINGGQIVAIGTPKMIAKNPYSLTGKYL